A single window of Sparus aurata chromosome 22, fSpaAur1.1, whole genome shotgun sequence DNA harbors:
- the arv1 gene encoding protein ARV1 isoform X2: MLAAFRSRSQESCQKPVDKYIEYDPVIILIDAILCKTQAFRHILFNTSLNIHWKLCVFCLLCEAYLRWSLLHGSKQSSDPADIIRYTKEWEFYSMFGLASLELWAFCGGVLCFLWLVVGLLQSRPLELSLLLRGLLLSCYGKVLLIPAVIWEHDYSPLCLGLIKLFVLTSNSQAIRVILNSSRRLSLMAVCVGLLSETCVAQACKKLPWSIQDVLTFD, translated from the exons ATGCTAGCGGCTTTTCGTAGCAGGTCGCAG gAGTCATGCCAAAAGCCAGTGGACAAATACATAGAATATGACCCAGTTATCATCCTGATTGATGCCATTTTGTGCAAGACACAGGCGTTCAGACACATTTTGTTCAACACAAGCTTGAAT ATCCACTGgaagctgtgtgtgttctgcctGCTGTGCGAGGCTTACCTCAGGTGGTCTCTGCTCCATGGCTCCAAGCAGAGCAGCGACCCCGCCGACATCATCAGGTACACCAAGGAATGGGAGTTCTACAGCATGTTTGGACTGGCCAGCCTCG AGCTGTGGGCGTTCTGCGGCGGTGtgctctgcttcctctggctggTGGTGGGTCTCCTGCAGAGCAGACCCCTGGAGCTCAGCCTGCTCCTCAGAGGACTGCTGCTGTCCTGCTACGGCAAGGTCCTCCTGATCCCCGCTGTCATCTGGGAGCACGACTACTCCCCGCTCTGTCTGGGCCTCATCAAACTGTTTGTGCTCACCTCAAACTCGCAGGCTATCAGAG TGATCCTGAACAGCAGCAGACGTCTGTCACTGATGGCGGTGTGTGTCGGCCTGCTGTCAGAGACCTGCGTGGCTCAGGCCTGTAAAAAGCTTCCGTGGAGCATCCAGGACGTTTTGACGTTTGATTGA
- the arv1 gene encoding protein ARV1 isoform X1 — translation MGKDDFRCIECNEKASELHRDYSNGILKITICESCQKPVDKYIEYDPVIILIDAILCKTQAFRHILFNTSLNIHWKLCVFCLLCEAYLRWSLLHGSKQSSDPADIIRYTKEWEFYSMFGLASLELWAFCGGVLCFLWLVVGLLQSRPLELSLLLRGLLLSCYGKVLLIPAVIWEHDYSPLCLGLIKLFVLTSNSQAIRVILNSSRRLSLMAVCVGLLSETCVAQACKKLPWSIQDVLTFD, via the exons ATGGGGAAAGATGACTTTAGGTGCATTGAATGTAACGAAAAAGCATCGGAGTTGCACAGGGATTACAGTAACGGCATCCTGAAGATAACCATATGT gAGTCATGCCAAAAGCCAGTGGACAAATACATAGAATATGACCCAGTTATCATCCTGATTGATGCCATTTTGTGCAAGACACAGGCGTTCAGACACATTTTGTTCAACACAAGCTTGAAT ATCCACTGgaagctgtgtgtgttctgcctGCTGTGCGAGGCTTACCTCAGGTGGTCTCTGCTCCATGGCTCCAAGCAGAGCAGCGACCCCGCCGACATCATCAGGTACACCAAGGAATGGGAGTTCTACAGCATGTTTGGACTGGCCAGCCTCG AGCTGTGGGCGTTCTGCGGCGGTGtgctctgcttcctctggctggTGGTGGGTCTCCTGCAGAGCAGACCCCTGGAGCTCAGCCTGCTCCTCAGAGGACTGCTGCTGTCCTGCTACGGCAAGGTCCTCCTGATCCCCGCTGTCATCTGGGAGCACGACTACTCCCCGCTCTGTCTGGGCCTCATCAAACTGTTTGTGCTCACCTCAAACTCGCAGGCTATCAGAG TGATCCTGAACAGCAGCAGACGTCTGTCACTGATGGCGGTGTGTGTCGGCCTGCTGTCAGAGACCTGCGTGGCTCAGGCCTGTAAAAAGCTTCCGTGGAGCATCCAGGACGTTTTGACGTTTGATTGA
- the fam89a gene encoding protein FAM89A, with translation MNGKSTNGSLGGMACIEGLPPLPKSLSGLLNSSGGSWREMERMYVKKTMIQDDLSRGRNNADNLLANKPANLDAALALLRKEMVGLRQQDMSLLCQLWSLHESIQEYKGSCQDLSAASSLSMMENGYFDEDDEYYPEPGATPTGEQPDGEVGDGTASMAAAKNGSGKDDSWDSFHVTI, from the exons ATGAATGGTAAGTCAACGAACGGCTCGCTGGGAGGAATGGCCTGCATCGAGGGGCTGCCCCCGCTGCCGAAGAGCCTGAGCGGCTTGCTGAACTCGAGCGGCGGCTCCTGGAGAGAAATGGAGAGGATGTACGTGAAGAAAACCATGATCCAGGACGACCTGAGCCGAGGCAGGAACAACGCCGATAACCTGCTGGCCAACAAGCCGGCCAACCTGGACGCCGCTCTGGCTCTCCTTCGGAAAGAGATG GTGGGTTTGCGTCAGCAGGACATGTCCCTGCTGTGCCAGCTGTGGTCGCTCCACGAGTCCATCCAGGAGTACAAGGGCAGCTGCCAGGACCTGAGCGCCGCCTCCAGCCTCAGCATGATGGAGAACGGCTACTTCGACGAGGACGATGAGTATTACCCAGAGCCTGGCGCCACTCCCACCGGGGAACAGCCAGACGGAGAGGTCGGAGACGGGACGGCATCGATGGCTGCAGCCAAGAACGGGAGCGGCAAAGACGACAGCTGGGACTCCTTTCACGTCACCATCTGA